The Blautia hydrogenotrophica DSM 10507 genome window below encodes:
- the sigH gene encoding RNA polymerase sporulation sigma factor SigH — protein MDGYAEFSDEELIEKLRDGQEDVADYLMEKYKELVRQKARAMYLIGGETDDLIQEGMIGLFKAVRDYQPDKAASFQTFARLCIDRQLYKAISGSNRQKHQPLNTYVSLSQETEGERQLRSLWEQNPEAIVIARENVEDLEKRIEECLSSFENQVLECYLRGKDYEQIAAELGRPKKSIDNALHRIRGKVKICMGTTNNKKEY, from the coding sequence ATGGACGGCTATGCTGAATTTTCTGATGAGGAATTGATTGAGAAACTGAGAGACGGACAGGAGGATGTCGCGGATTATCTGATGGAGAAATATAAAGAGCTGGTTCGTCAGAAAGCCAGAGCGATGTATCTGATTGGAGGAGAGACAGATGATCTAATTCAAGAGGGAATGATAGGGCTTTTTAAAGCTGTCAGAGATTATCAGCCGGATAAGGCAGCGTCTTTTCAGACTTTTGCCAGGCTTTGTATTGATCGGCAGCTTTATAAGGCGATATCCGGCTCAAACCGTCAAAAACATCAACCGTTGAATACTTATGTATCATTGAGTCAGGAGACAGAAGGTGAACGACAGTTGAGATCTCTATGGGAACAGAACCCGGAAGCCATCGTGATCGCGAGGGAAAATGTGGAAGATCTGGAGAAAAGGATTGAGGAGTGTCTGAGCTCATTCGAGAATCAAGTATTGGAGTGCTATCTGCGGGGAAAAGACTATGAGCAGATTGCCGCTGAACTGGGACGGCCCAAGAAATCAATAGATAATGCTTTGCACAGAATACGAGGAAAAGTAAAAATATGTATGGGCACGACAAACAATAAAAAAGAGTATTGA
- a CDS encoding 4Fe-4S binding protein, which translates to MKKLVVAKKDACMACKECEIACSEAFYKEFDDTKSCIQIGVKKDGETPKPMVCVQCGKCAEACPEGAITQNAKGVYMINKKKCVGCGKCVEACPFGLVVKADDKEYASKCIACGICVKACPMEVLEIKEA; encoded by the coding sequence ATGAAAAAACTTGTGGTTGCGAAAAAAGATGCGTGTATGGCGTGTAAGGAGTGCGAGATTGCGTGTTCAGAGGCTTTTTATAAAGAGTTTGATGACACAAAATCCTGCATTCAGATCGGTGTGAAAAAGGATGGAGAGACACCAAAGCCTATGGTATGTGTACAGTGCGGAAAATGTGCAGAGGCATGTCCAGAAGGTGCGATTACACAGAATGCCAAGGGAGTTTATATGATTAACAAAAAGAAATGTGTTGGCTGCGGAAAATGTGTGGAAGCCTGTCCGTTCGGATTGGTGGTTAAGGCTGATGATAAAGAGTACGCAAGTAAATGTATTGCATGTGGAATTTGTGTAAAAGCCTGTCCGATGGAAGTACTGGAGATCAAAGAGGCATAG
- the rlmB gene encoding 23S rRNA (guanosine(2251)-2'-O)-methyltransferase RlmB, giving the protein MSEQIEGRNAVLEAFRSGKCVDKLFVLDGCHDGPVNSIMREARKKDTLVQYVSKERLNQLSQTGTHQGVIAVVAAYEYSTVEDILQKAKDKGEDPFILLLDGIEDPHNLGAIIRTANLAGAHGVIIPRRRAVGLTATVARTSAGALNYTPVAKVANLTKTMEVLKKEGMWFVCADMDGQKMYQLNLRGPIGVVIGNEGEGVSRLVKEKCDFVASIPMKGDIDSLNASVAAGVLSYEVVRQRMMK; this is encoded by the coding sequence ATGAGTGAACAGATAGAAGGAAGAAATGCGGTGCTGGAAGCGTTTCGTTCCGGCAAATGTGTGGATAAGTTGTTTGTGCTAGATGGTTGTCATGACGGCCCGGTCAATTCCATAATGAGAGAGGCGCGTAAGAAGGATACACTCGTTCAGTATGTTTCTAAAGAAAGATTAAATCAGCTATCACAGACGGGCACGCATCAGGGAGTAATCGCGGTGGTGGCAGCTTACGAATATTCCACGGTGGAGGACATTCTTCAAAAAGCAAAAGATAAGGGAGAAGATCCTTTTATTTTACTGCTGGATGGCATAGAAGATCCCCACAATTTAGGCGCGATTATACGTACTGCAAATCTAGCAGGGGCCCATGGAGTGATTATACCGAGAAGGCGAGCGGTAGGTTTGACTGCAACGGTGGCTAGAACCTCGGCAGGTGCACTGAATTATACACCGGTAGCAAAGGTTGCCAATTTGACAAAGACCATGGAAGTTTTAAAAAAGGAAGGTATGTGGTTTGTCTGTGCCGATATGGACGGTCAAAAGATGTACCAGCTGAATTTGAGAGGACCGATAGGAGTAGTGATCGGAAACGAGGGAGAGGGAGTCAGCCGATTGGTGAAAGAAAAATGTGATTTTGTGGCTTCCATTCCAATGAAAGGAGATATAGATTCTCTGAATGCATCCGTGGCAGCAGGAGTGCTTTCCTATGAAGTCGTCAGACAAAGAATGATGAAATAG
- a CDS encoding Maf family protein, which translates to MRQIILASSSPRRRELLEKAGVHFQVMPSQEEEHIEKKEPAQIVENLSWQKAASVASKTGQDVIVIGSDTLVAYEGRVLGKPRDEEEAVETLKLLQGNTHQVYTGVTVIVRDKEEEITKTFSRRTDVTFYPVDEKEIRAYVATGDPMDKAGSYDIRGDFSVYIKEIYGDYNNVVGLPVSMLFWEMKQLGIDLRGEK; encoded by the coding sequence ATGAGACAGATTATTTTAGCTTCTTCTTCTCCGAGAAGGCGGGAATTACTAGAGAAAGCGGGAGTGCATTTTCAAGTGATGCCGAGCCAAGAGGAAGAACATATAGAGAAGAAAGAACCGGCTCAGATCGTAGAGAATTTATCCTGGCAAAAAGCGGCCAGTGTGGCGTCGAAGACAGGCCAGGACGTGATCGTGATCGGCTCAGATACTTTGGTGGCCTATGAGGGCAGAGTCCTGGGAAAGCCCAGGGATGAAGAAGAGGCAGTGGAGACATTGAAGCTGCTTCAGGGCAATACTCATCAGGTGTATACGGGAGTCACGGTGATTGTTCGTGACAAGGAAGAGGAAATCACAAAGACTTTTTCCAGGAGAACGGATGTAACCTTTTATCCGGTAGATGAGAAGGAAATTCGTGCCTATGTAGCTACGGGAGATCCCATGGACAAGGCTGGAAGCTATGACATACGCGGAGATTTTTCCGTCTATATCAAAGAAATCTATGGAGACTACAACAATGTGGTCGGCCTGCCAGTGAGTATGTTGTTTTGGGAGATGAAGCAGTTAGGGATAGATTTGCGGGGCGAGAAGTGA
- a CDS encoding HAD family hydrolase, whose amino-acid sequence MFKAYIFDLDGTLADTVESIAYVANTVLGEFGYRPLPTEKFYNYCGEGGRKLMERCLRDCKDDQLAHLDEGERRYTEVFAQNPLYRVVPYEGMIETLDALKRRDIRLAVCTNKPHQAAVETVEGIFGRGYFDGIQGQCDSVRRKPAPDGPLAMARLFGVSPEECVYVGDTWTDMQTGKAAGMYTVGVLWGFRTRKELEENHADRIISHPKELLNIL is encoded by the coding sequence ATGTTTAAAGCATACATTTTTGATTTAGATGGTACTTTAGCAGACACCGTGGAGTCCATTGCCTATGTGGCGAATACTGTGCTGGGAGAATTTGGCTACCGGCCTCTGCCGACGGAGAAATTTTACAATTACTGTGGCGAGGGTGGCAGAAAGTTGATGGAGCGTTGTCTAAGGGACTGCAAGGACGATCAGCTGGCGCATTTGGACGAGGGGGAGCGCAGATATACCGAGGTGTTTGCCCAAAATCCTTTGTACCGTGTAGTTCCTTATGAGGGGATGATAGAGACTTTGGATGCGCTGAAGCGAAGGGACATCCGTCTGGCGGTCTGCACGAATAAACCGCATCAAGCGGCAGTGGAGACGGTGGAAGGGATTTTCGGCCGAGGCTATTTTGACGGTATTCAAGGGCAGTGCGATTCTGTGCGCAGAAAACCGGCTCCAGACGGCCCACTGGCTATGGCGAGACTTTTTGGAGTGTCTCCTGAGGAATGCGTCTATGTGGGGGACACTTGGACAGATATGCAGACTGGAAAGGCAGCTGGAATGTATACTGTGGGAGTACTGTGGGGGTTTCGAACCCGGAAGGAATTGGAAGAAAATCATGCAGACAGGATTATCTCCCATCCGAAAGAACTGCTGAATATTTTGTGA
- a CDS encoding glutamine--tRNA ligase/YqeY domain fusion protein: protein MENETVSKNFIEQIIDKDLEEGVYDTVHTRFPPEPNGYLHIGHAKSILLNYGLAQKYHGKFNMRFDDTNPTKEKVEFVESIKEDIEWLGADWEDRLYFASDYFEQMYEGAVKLIEKGKAYVDDLSAEQIREYRGTLKEPGKESPYRNRSVEENLSLFQAMKEGRYADGEKVLRAKIDMASPNMNMRDPVIYRVAHMEHHNTGDKWCIYPMYDFAHPIEDAIEGITHSICTLEFEDHRPLYDWVVHELEYPQPPKQIEFAKLYLTNVVTGKRYIKKLVEEGIVDGWDDPRLVSIAALRRRGFTPESIKMFVDLCGVSKANSSVDYAMLEYCIREDLKMKRSRMMAVLDPIKLVIDNYPEDQIEYLDVENNLENESLGHRKVAFGRELYIEREDFMENPPKKYFRLFPGNEVRLMHAYFVKCESFVKDEDGNVTEVHCTYDPETKCGTGFTGRKVKGTIHWVSAKEAKEAKVRLYENIIDEEKGVYNEDGSLNLNPNSLKEVTAYVEPELMKAKAYESFQFVRNGYFCADAKDSKEGEPVFNRIVSLKSSFRLPKA from the coding sequence ATGGAGAACGAAACAGTATCCAAAAATTTTATTGAACAGATTATAGACAAAGATCTGGAAGAGGGGGTCTACGACACCGTACACACTCGCTTTCCGCCGGAACCCAATGGTTATCTGCACATTGGACATGCGAAATCCATTCTCTTGAATTACGGTCTGGCTCAGAAGTATCACGGGAAGTTTAATATGCGTTTTGATGACACAAATCCCACCAAGGAGAAAGTGGAATTTGTGGAATCTATAAAGGAAGACATAGAATGGCTGGGGGCAGACTGGGAGGACCGCCTCTATTTTGCATCTGATTATTTTGAACAGATGTATGAGGGGGCTGTTAAATTAATCGAAAAAGGAAAAGCCTATGTGGACGATTTGAGCGCTGAGCAAATTCGTGAGTATAGGGGAACCTTGAAAGAACCAGGTAAAGAGAGTCCATACAGAAACCGCAGCGTGGAGGAAAATTTGAGTCTGTTTCAAGCTATGAAAGAAGGCAGATATGCAGATGGAGAAAAAGTGCTCAGGGCGAAAATTGATATGGCTTCTCCGAATATGAATATGAGGGATCCGGTGATCTATCGTGTTGCCCATATGGAGCATCACAACACAGGAGACAAGTGGTGCATCTATCCAATGTATGATTTTGCACATCCTATTGAAGATGCCATCGAAGGTATCACCCATTCTATTTGTACCTTAGAGTTTGAAGATCACCGCCCGCTCTACGATTGGGTTGTGCATGAGCTGGAATATCCTCAGCCGCCGAAACAGATCGAATTTGCGAAGCTTTATCTGACAAATGTTGTTACAGGCAAACGGTATATCAAGAAGCTTGTGGAAGAAGGAATTGTGGATGGTTGGGACGACCCTCGTCTGGTATCCATTGCGGCCCTGCGAAGAAGAGGCTTCACACCGGAATCTATAAAAATGTTTGTAGATTTGTGTGGGGTGTCAAAGGCGAACAGCTCTGTGGACTATGCAATGCTGGAATATTGTATCCGGGAAGATCTGAAAATGAAACGGTCACGTATGATGGCGGTTTTGGACCCAATTAAATTGGTGATTGATAACTATCCGGAAGATCAGATAGAGTATCTGGATGTGGAGAACAATCTGGAAAATGAGTCGCTGGGACACAGAAAAGTAGCGTTTGGCAGAGAGCTGTATATAGAGAGGGAGGATTTCATGGAAAATCCGCCAAAGAAATATTTCAGACTTTTCCCAGGAAACGAAGTACGCTTAATGCATGCTTATTTTGTGAAATGCGAAAGTTTTGTCAAGGATGAGGATGGAAACGTTACGGAGGTTCACTGCACTTACGACCCTGAGACAAAATGCGGAACTGGATTTACGGGACGAAAGGTCAAGGGCACGATTCACTGGGTATCGGCTAAAGAGGCTAAAGAGGCCAAAGTGCGCTTGTATGAAAATATTATCGATGAGGAAAAAGGAGTGTACAATGAGGATGGCTCTTTGAATCTCAATCCAAATTCGCTGAAGGAGGTTACAGCGTATGTGGAGCCAGAGCTAATGAAGGCAAAAGCTTATGAAAGTTTTCAGTTCGTGAGAAATGGATATTTCTGTGCGGATGCGAAAGATTCCAAGGAAGGAGAGCCGGTATTTAACAGGATTGTCTCGTTGAAGAGTTCTTTCCGTCTTCCGAAGGCATAA
- a CDS encoding Mini-ribonuclease 3 has translation MEEGLKYLTDLFALPKQDLRTYSPLTLAYIGDGAYEIIVRTLLVKQGNCPVNRLHKKASQLVKAGTQSAIIQKLEPMLTEEEYRIYKRGRNAHSPTMAKHASMTDYRRATGFEALIGYLYLKEEWKRMLQLIREGISDQLKN, from the coding sequence ATGGAAGAGGGCTTAAAGTATTTGACAGACCTCTTTGCTCTGCCAAAGCAGGACCTGCGTACCTATTCTCCGTTGACGCTGGCTTATATCGGTGATGGCGCCTATGAAATCATAGTGCGGACTTTGTTGGTGAAGCAGGGAAATTGTCCGGTGAATCGTTTGCACAAAAAAGCAAGCCAACTGGTGAAAGCAGGGACGCAGTCGGCGATTATCCAAAAACTGGAGCCGATGTTGACGGAAGAAGAATATCGAATCTATAAGCGTGGACGGAATGCTCATTCCCCTACGATGGCGAAACATGCTTCTATGACAGATTACCGCAGAGCGACAGGGTTTGAGGCGTTGATTGGATACCTGTATCTGAAAGAAGAATGGAAGCGAATGTTGCAGTTGATCCGGGAAGGAATCTCGGATCAGCTGAAGAATTAG